The Bacteroidales bacterium genome has a segment encoding these proteins:
- a CDS encoding glycoside hydrolase family 13 protein has protein sequence MAFRRLLSLLSLLLISSAIFGQPSAIRHLEPPFWWSGMHNPNLQLLVHADNISTYKPSINYPGVSIKKVSTTDNPNYLFIDLDISEAAAGTFIIKFECKGKKTLDYEYKLLPRTKSSASRKGFDQSDLIYLVLPDRFANGDPKNDTHPDMLEAADRSNPDGRHGGDLQGVMQKLDYIDSLGVTTLWLNPVFENNMSTYSYHGYSITDYYKTDPRLGTNEDFRHLNEMLNQRGMKAVMDMVFNHCGLNHWWMKDLPASDWVHQFPEFTKSNFRASTVFDPYASDYDQTLFTKGWFDTSMPDLNQKNPFLMTYLTQNSIWWIEYAGLDGIRMDTYPYPYKEQMAQWAKRVLEEYPDFSIVGEVWMGVPALLAPWENDPAVETGYESHLPYIFDFALYDAFGLAFNEGSGWSTGITRMYDVLAQDFVYGENPRMVIFPDNHDGSRLFTKVGHSLANQKLAVAFTLTTRRIPQLYYGTEILMSGNESDGHGKMRKDFPGGWQTDSANKFTASGRTADEEDMLRFTQKLANYRKNHKVLQTGKLTHFIPEDNVYVYFRHNDDEMMMIVLNNSNESHPLDLKRYAEMTKGISTGMNVLDGTTVVLENLTIPAKEALVIKLR, from the coding sequence ATGGCCTTCCGACGACTTTTATCGCTTCTTTCATTATTATTAATCTCATCTGCGATCTTTGGTCAGCCCTCTGCCATCCGGCATCTGGAGCCACCCTTTTGGTGGAGCGGAATGCACAATCCCAATCTGCAACTGCTGGTACATGCCGATAATATTTCCACATACAAACCTTCGATTAATTATCCCGGCGTATCCATTAAGAAAGTTTCGACAACGGACAATCCCAACTATCTTTTTATCGATCTCGACATCAGCGAAGCAGCTGCTGGAACATTCATTATCAAATTTGAATGTAAGGGTAAAAAAACTTTGGATTACGAATACAAGCTGCTGCCGCGCACCAAAAGCTCAGCGTCACGCAAGGGTTTCGACCAAAGCGACCTGATCTATCTCGTCCTTCCCGACCGCTTCGCAAATGGCGACCCAAAAAACGATACACATCCCGACATGCTCGAAGCTGCCGACCGCAGCAATCCCGACGGACGCCACGGCGGCGATTTGCAGGGTGTAATGCAAAAGCTGGATTATATCGACAGCCTGGGCGTCACGACGCTGTGGCTCAACCCGGTGTTCGAAAACAACATGTCCACCTATTCGTACCACGGATATTCCATCACCGATTATTACAAAACAGACCCACGCCTGGGAACCAACGAAGATTTCCGGCACCTCAACGAGATGCTGAACCAACGCGGAATGAAGGCGGTGATGGACATGGTTTTTAATCACTGCGGGCTCAACCATTGGTGGATGAAAGATTTGCCTGCCAGCGACTGGGTGCATCAGTTTCCGGAATTTACCAAATCCAATTTCCGCGCCTCCACGGTTTTCGATCCGTACGCTTCTGATTACGACCAGACGCTTTTTACCAAAGGCTGGTTTGACACCTCCATGCCCGACCTGAATCAGAAAAACCCATTTCTGATGACTTATCTTACCCAAAACAGCATCTGGTGGATAGAATATGCCGGGCTGGATGGCATCCGCATGGACACCTATCCTTACCCTTACAAAGAACAGATGGCGCAGTGGGCGAAAAGGGTGCTGGAGGAATATCCTGATTTTTCGATTGTGGGCGAGGTGTGGATGGGCGTGCCGGCGCTGCTGGCTCCGTGGGAAAATGATCCGGCGGTAGAAACAGGGTATGAATCGCATTTGCCCTACATCTTCGACTTTGCCCTTTACGATGCGTTTGGTTTGGCTTTTAATGAAGGTTCCGGCTGGTCAACGGGGATTACGCGCATGTACGATGTGCTGGCGCAGGATTTTGTGTATGGAGAAAATCCTCGTATGGTGATTTTTCCTGACAATCACGATGGCAGCCGGCTCTTTACGAAAGTGGGGCACAGCCTGGCCAACCAGAAGCTGGCCGTAGCCTTTACACTAACTACGCGCAGGATTCCGCAACTTTATTACGGCACCGAAATACTGATGAGCGGCAACGAAAGCGACGGCCACGGAAAGATGCGCAAAGACTTTCCCGGCGGGTGGCAAACTGATTCGGCCAACAAATTCACAGCTTCAGGGCGCACCGCCGATGAAGAAGATATGTTGCGCTTTACGCAAAAACTGGCCAACTATCGCAAAAACCACAAGGTTTTACAAACCGGCAAACTCACCCATTTTATCCCAGAGGACAATGTGTATGTTTATTTCCGTCATAATGACGACGAGATGATGATGATCGTGCTCAACAACAGCAACGAAAGCCATCCTTTGGATTTGAAACGCTACGCCGAGATGACGAAAGGCATTAGTACCGGAATGAATGTGCTCGACGGAACCACGGTGGTGCTGGAGAATTTGACTATTCCCGCCAAGGAGGCACTGGTGATTAAATTGCGGTAA
- a CDS encoding prolyl oligopeptidase family serine peptidase, with amino-acid sequence MKAILTITISLWLVAWLPLQAQPVQKAMQFDKKITQEVKMKYLLYLPADYTDDGSHSFPLMLFLHGSGERGDDLLLVKKNGPPKIAVEMYLPFIILSPQCPLSEPWWNIEDVKILLDDIISHYPVDRDRIYVTGLSMGGFATWDMIIKYPDVFAAAAPVCGGGYTHRAHLIKDVPVWVFHGQRDNIVPIEYSQRMVNALMDNGAEVEFTVYPDAGHDAWTPTYNNRELYEWLLNHSKHRED; translated from the coding sequence ATGAAAGCAATTCTTACGATAACGATCTCTTTGTGGCTTGTGGCTTGGCTGCCGCTTCAGGCGCAACCGGTGCAGAAAGCCATGCAATTCGACAAAAAAATCACACAGGAGGTGAAGATGAAATACCTGCTTTATCTGCCAGCCGATTACACCGACGACGGCAGCCACAGCTTCCCATTGATGCTTTTCCTGCACGGATCGGGCGAGCGTGGCGACGACCTGCTGCTTGTCAAAAAAAACGGCCCGCCCAAAATTGCAGTTGAGATGTACCTTCCTTTTATCATCCTCTCACCACAGTGCCCACTGAGCGAACCCTGGTGGAATATTGAAGATGTCAAAATTCTGCTCGACGACATCATCAGCCACTATCCTGTCGATCGCGATCGCATCTATGTTACCGGGCTGAGCATGGGTGGTTTTGCTACCTGGGACATGATTATAAAATACCCCGACGTGTTTGCTGCTGCGGCTCCTGTTTGTGGCGGCGGTTACACGCATCGCGCGCATCTGATCAAGGATGTGCCGGTGTGGGTGTTTCACGGGCAAAGAGACAACATTGTGCCCATCGAATATAGCCAACGGATGGTAAATGCGCTGATGGACAATGGCGCCGAGGTGGAATTTACGGTTTATCCCGATGCCGGCCACGACGCGTGGACACCTACCTACAACAATCGGGAGCTTTATGAGTGGTTGCTGAACCATTCAAAACACAGAGAAGATTAA